Proteins encoded within one genomic window of Manis pentadactyla isolate mManPen7 chromosome 4, mManPen7.hap1, whole genome shotgun sequence:
- the CORT gene encoding cortistatin, whose protein sequence is MLFGVTATAALRLEGGLTSHNSRHMQEVTEIKKNSLLSFPAWQYKQISQASAAPFTGGEARKVSKQQEGLSLQKSMQ, encoded by the exons ATGCTCTTTGGGGTCACAGCCACTGCTGCCCTTCGCCTGGAGGGGGGCCTCACGAGCCACAACAGCAGG catatgCAGGAagtgacagaaataaagaaaaacagcctCTTGAGTTTCCCTGCTTGGCAGTACAAACAGATCTCTCAGGCCAGTGCGGCTCCCTTCACAGGAGGAGAAGCCAGGAAGGTGTCCAAACAGCAGGAAGGGCTGTCCCTTCAAAAGTCTATGCAATGA